The following coding sequences lie in one Anaerobranca gottschalkii DSM 13577 genomic window:
- a CDS encoding GTP-binding protein, with amino-acid sequence MAKAKFERTKPHVNVGTIGHVDHGKTTLTAALTTIISTTGGAQKMAYDQIDKAPEERARGITISTAHVEYETEKRHYAHVDCPGHADYVKNMITGAAQMDGAILVVSAADGPMPQTREHI; translated from the coding sequence ATGGCAAAAGCTAAATTTGAACGTACAAAGCCACACGTTAACGTTGGTACAATTGGCCACGTTGACCATGGTAAAACAACATTAACTGCAGCTTTAACAACAATTATTTCTACAACTGGTGGAGCTCAAAAAATGGCATATGACCAAATCGATAAAGCTCCAGAAGAAAGGGCAAGGGGAATCACAATCTCTACAGCCCACGTTGAGTATGAGACAGAAAAACGTCACTACGCACACGTAGACTGCCCAGGCCACGCTGACTATGTAAAAAACATGATCACTGGTGCCGCTCAAATGGATGGTGCAATCTTAGTAGTATCAGCTGCTGATGGTCCAATGCCACAAACCCGTGAGCACATTT
- the sigH gene encoding RNA polymerase sporulation sigma factor SigH: protein MALTAKQRFENMTDECIAILACQGDPEATEFLIHKYKNFVRSKARSYFLIGADKEDIIQEGMIGLYKAIRDFKGDKLTSFKSFAELCVTRQIITAIKTATRQKHIPLNSYVSLNKPIFDEDSDRTLLDILSGLKITDPEELMINEEEYIDIEKKMGEILSGLERKVLMLYLEGKSYQEIAVELKRHVKSIDNALQRVKRKLERYLEIRNL from the coding sequence GTGGCTTTAACTGCTAAACAACGTTTTGAAAATATGACAGATGAATGTATAGCCATTCTAGCTTGTCAAGGAGACCCGGAGGCGACAGAATTTCTTATTCATAAATATAAAAATTTTGTCCGCTCCAAAGCCCGTTCTTATTTTTTAATCGGGGCTGATAAAGAAGACATTATTCAAGAAGGTATGATTGGTCTTTATAAAGCTATCCGAGATTTCAAAGGTGATAAATTAACTTCCTTTAAATCATTTGCCGAACTTTGTGTAACTAGGCAAATTATTACAGCAATTAAAACAGCTACCCGTCAAAAACACATCCCACTTAATTCTTATGTTTCTTTAAATAAGCCAATTTTTGATGAAGATTCTGATAGAACACTGTTAGATATACTATCAGGTCTTAAAATTACTGATCCAGAAGAGTTAATGATTAACGAAGAAGAGTATATAGATATAGAGAAAAAAATGGGAGAAATTTTAAGTGGTTTAGAGAGAAAGGTTCTAATGCTTTATTTAGAAGGTAAATCTTATCAAGAGATAGCAGTAGAATTAAAACGCCATGTAAAATCTATTGATAATGCTCTGCAAAGGGTAAAAAGAAAACTAGAGCGTTATTTGGAAATAAGAAATTTATAA
- a CDS encoding NYN domain-containing protein, whose protein sequence is MKWLNKGITGKEVLIIDGYNFLYGYFKEKTKDRELTELREEIINKLLEYQKFTGEKVILVFDAYRVKGSWKLENVDGLEIIYTKFGQTADALIERLVKELTESHVRVTVVTSDYTQQQFVMGKGAIRKSSREFIEDIKNTENKISDKIRKNKGDLGNTLSDRIDKNTLKTLKNRFSLKKG, encoded by the coding sequence ATGAAGTGGTTAAACAAAGGGATAACGGGTAAAGAGGTTTTAATTATTGATGGGTATAACTTTTTATATGGGTATTTTAAAGAAAAAACCAAGGATAGGGAGCTAACAGAGCTAAGGGAGGAAATAATAAATAAACTTCTAGAATATCAAAAATTTACCGGGGAAAAGGTGATATTAGTATTTGATGCTTATAGGGTAAAGGGCAGTTGGAAATTAGAGAATGTCGACGGATTAGAAATAATTTACACTAAGTTTGGTCAGACAGCCGATGCCTTGATTGAGCGTCTGGTTAAAGAATTAACAGAGTCACATGTTAGAGTAACTGTGGTAACCTCAGATTATACCCAACAACAGTTTGTGATGGGAAAAGGAGCTATTAGAAAATCTAGTAGAGAATTTATTGAGGATATCAAGAATACAGAAAACAAAATTAGTGATAAAATTCGGAAAAATAAAGGGGATTTGGGAAATACTCTATCTGATCGAATAGATAAAAATACATTGAAAACCTTAAAAAATAGGTTTTCTTTGAAAAAGGGTTGA
- the rlmB gene encoding 23S rRNA (guanosine(2251)-2'-O)-methyltransferase RlmB, with translation MKEDVVYGKNPVKELLLNRRRINKIYIQKGFKDQKIVELAKTSGAVIKWCDKSFLDKLTEGNNHQGIGASVSPKEYTPLEEILDNIEKQGKQGFLVILDSLEDPHNLGSIIRTANGAGVDGIIIPKHRAVPLTSTVAKVAAGALEHVPVAQVGNLVQTIELLKERGYWIFGADMDGQTYYQADLTGKICLVIGGEGKGIGQLVKKHCDVILKIPLKGQINSLNASVAAGILIYEVVKQRDNG, from the coding sequence GTGAAAGAAGACGTAGTTTATGGCAAAAATCCTGTAAAAGAGCTTCTCCTAAATAGGAGGAGGATAAATAAAATTTATATACAAAAAGGCTTTAAAGATCAAAAAATAGTGGAGCTTGCAAAAACTTCTGGTGCTGTGATTAAGTGGTGTGATAAATCTTTTTTAGATAAATTGACTGAAGGCAATAATCATCAAGGGATTGGAGCATCTGTAAGCCCTAAAGAATACACTCCCCTTGAAGAAATTTTAGATAATATCGAAAAACAAGGGAAGCAAGGTTTTCTGGTGATATTAGATTCTTTAGAAGATCCTCATAATTTAGGCTCTATCATAAGGACTGCCAATGGCGCTGGGGTAGATGGGATAATAATTCCTAAACATAGAGCTGTTCCCCTTACTTCTACCGTTGCTAAAGTGGCAGCAGGGGCTTTAGAGCATGTTCCTGTGGCTCAAGTAGGAAATTTAGTTCAAACTATTGAACTATTAAAAGAGCGGGGGTATTGGATATTTGGTGCTGATATGGATGGTCAAACTTATTATCAGGCAGATTTAACAGGAAAAATTTGTTTGGTCATTGGTGGAGAAGGTAAAGGAATAGGACAGTTAGTTAAAAAACATTGTGACGTTATTCTAAAAATTCCCTTAAAAGGTCAGATTAACTCCCTTAATGCCAGTGTGGCTGCTGGTATATTGATTTATGAAGTGGTTAAACAAAGGGATAACGGGTAA
- the thyX gene encoding FAD-dependent thymidylate synthase: MKVELLSYTPNCEEIVALAARLCYSADDITEIKSKMEGERGVKLIEKLLDLGHESPFEHISFTFGISGVSRALTHQLVRHRIASYSQKSQRYVSEKNFEYIIPPKIKNNPEANKIYQQLMVEIGEKYEKLVELGIKNEDARYVLPNSCETKIVVTMNARSLFNFFKHRTCVRAQWEIRALANEMLKLVKEKAPTVFKNAGANCQWLGFCPEGDMSCGKVPTLKEALE; this comes from the coding sequence ATGAAAGTTGAGCTATTGAGTTATACACCCAATTGTGAAGAAATAGTAGCTTTAGCTGCTAGGCTTTGTTATTCAGCAGATGATATAACAGAAATTAAAAGTAAAATGGAGGGGGAAAGGGGAGTTAAGTTAATTGAAAAATTATTGGATTTAGGCCATGAATCTCCCTTTGAACACATAAGTTTTACTTTTGGGATAAGTGGAGTTAGCAGAGCACTAACCCATCAATTAGTTAGGCACAGAATAGCTAGTTATTCTCAAAAATCCCAAAGATATGTATCAGAAAAAAATTTTGAATACATTATACCTCCTAAAATTAAAAACAATCCTGAAGCTAATAAAATTTACCAGCAGTTAATGGTAGAAATAGGGGAAAAGTATGAAAAATTAGTGGAATTAGGGATAAAAAATGAAGATGCAAGGTATGTTTTACCCAACAGTTGTGAAACTAAAATTGTTGTAACAATGAATGCAAGAAGCCTCTTTAATTTTTTTAAGCATAGGACTTGTGTTAGAGCTCAATGGGAAATAAGGGCATTAGCTAATGAAATGTTAAAGTTAGTAAAAGAAAAGGCTCCTACTGTTTTTAAAAATGCAGGGGCAAATTGTCAATGGCTAGGATTTTGTCCAGAAGGTGATATGAGTTGTGGGAAGGTCCCTACCTTAAAGGAGGCATTAGAGTGA
- a CDS encoding Mini-ribonuclease 3, which produces MEKNKLEQEVPVLALAFVGDSVYDTFIRSMLIKQGKVKPNLLHKRATKYNKAKAQSLAFSKILLILNEKERQMAMRGRNVKGNTTPKSATVREYKNATGLEALIGYLYLAQDLDRLEELMNLIVEIIDGEGVEMEYES; this is translated from the coding sequence TTGGAAAAGAATAAGCTAGAACAAGAAGTCCCTGTTTTAGCTTTAGCCTTTGTAGGAGATTCTGTTTATGATACTTTTATAAGGTCGATGTTAATTAAACAGGGAAAAGTAAAACCCAATTTATTACACAAAAGGGCAACGAAATATAACAAAGCTAAGGCCCAAAGTTTAGCATTCTCAAAAATTCTTCTGATTCTAAATGAAAAGGAAAGGCAAATGGCAATGAGGGGTAGAAATGTAAAAGGGAATACTACCCCTAAAAGCGCTACAGTGAGGGAATATAAAAATGCAACGGGCCTTGAAGCTTTGATAGGATATTTATATTTAGCCCAAGATCTCGATAGACTAGAGGAACTTATGAACCTAATAGTCGAGATAATTGACGGGGAAGGAGTGGAGATGGAGTATGAAAGTTGA
- the cysS gene encoding cysteine--tRNA ligase: MKLYNSLTKRVEELQPVNEGKIKMYVCGPTVYNYFHIGNARTFLMFDVIRQYLKQRGYEVTYVQNFTDIDDKLIVKANELGITVKELAEEMIIKYFEDARALRIKDADFHPKATETIDEIIKIIQGLIDKGLAYIGGKDVFFDTEKFKEYGKLSGQNLEKLEVGSRVEVDVNKKNPLDFVLWKGAKPGEPKWESPWGEGRPGWHIECSAMSKKHLGETIDIHGGGEDLAFPHHENEIAQSEGLSGKTFAKYWLHVGFLQIDNKKMSKSEGNSLMVRDLRQKFSPLAIRLFLMSGHYRNPINFSEELLQGAQRSLERINTAYDNLNYAINSATEDELDLIDKETITKADELVEKYFRVMDDDFNTADGLSVLFELVREINIYLQRERNNLLVLNHLRTAFEKINQVFDLLWGKEEQLNTEIERLIEERQQARKAKNFKRADEIRDQLLSMGIILEDTKNGVRWKFVGKE, translated from the coding sequence ATTAAATTGTATAATAGTTTAACTAAAAGGGTTGAAGAATTGCAGCCTGTTAATGAAGGAAAAATAAAAATGTACGTATGTGGCCCAACGGTCTATAATTATTTTCATATTGGCAATGCAAGGACTTTCCTGATGTTTGACGTTATTCGTCAATATTTAAAACAAAGGGGTTATGAAGTTACCTATGTTCAAAATTTTACTGATATAGATGATAAGCTTATTGTTAAAGCCAATGAATTAGGAATAACAGTAAAGGAACTAGCTGAAGAGATGATTATCAAATATTTCGAAGATGCTAGAGCCTTAAGAATTAAAGATGCTGATTTTCATCCCAAAGCAACAGAGACTATCGATGAAATTATTAAAATAATCCAAGGGTTAATAGACAAAGGCTTAGCTTATATAGGTGGAAAAGATGTATTCTTTGATACTGAAAAATTCAAAGAATATGGTAAATTATCTGGTCAGAATTTAGAAAAATTAGAAGTGGGTTCTAGGGTGGAAGTAGATGTAAATAAAAAAAATCCTTTAGATTTTGTTTTATGGAAAGGTGCTAAACCCGGTGAACCTAAATGGGAAAGTCCTTGGGGAGAAGGAAGGCCTGGCTGGCATATTGAATGTTCAGCTATGTCTAAAAAACATTTAGGGGAAACCATTGATATTCATGGCGGTGGAGAAGATTTGGCTTTTCCCCATCACGAAAATGAAATAGCTCAAAGTGAAGGGCTTTCTGGCAAAACTTTTGCTAAATATTGGCTCCATGTAGGGTTTTTACAAATTGATAACAAGAAAATGAGTAAATCTGAAGGTAATAGCTTGATGGTAAGGGATTTAAGGCAAAAATTCTCACCCCTTGCTATCCGATTGTTTTTAATGTCCGGTCACTATAGAAACCCAATAAATTTTAGTGAAGAATTATTACAAGGGGCTCAAAGGAGCCTAGAGAGAATAAATACTGCTTATGATAATTTAAATTATGCAATTAACTCCGCTACAGAAGATGAGCTGGATCTTATAGATAAGGAAACAATAACTAAAGCTGATGAGTTAGTAGAAAAGTATTTTAGAGTTATGGATGATGATTTTAATACTGCTGATGGTTTAAGTGTATTATTTGAGTTAGTCAGGGAAATCAATATTTACTTACAAAGAGAAAGAAATAATTTGCTAGTATTAAATCATCTCCGCACAGCTTTTGAAAAGATCAATCAAGTATTTGACTTATTATGGGGAAAAGAAGAACAATTAAATACTGAAATTGAAAGGTTAATTGAAGAAAGGCAGCAAGCAAGAAAGGCCAAAAATTTTAAGAGGGCAGATGAAATTCGAGATCAGTTGCTAAGTATGGGTATAATTTTAGAAGATACAAAAAATGGCGTGAGGTGGAAGTTTGTTGGAAAAGAATAA
- the cysE gene encoding serine O-acetyltransferase has protein sequence MFKELKNDIKAVKDRDPAAKNVLEIILCYPGVHALFFHRIAHRLYKRRFMVLARLISQFSRFLTGIEIHPGAKLGKGIFIDHGSGVVIGETAEVGDNVTIYQGVTLGGTGKEKGKRHPTIKENCVIGAGAKVLGAFTVGANSKIGAGAVVLEEVPPNSTVVGVPGKIVINNGVKLNKELDHSDLPDPMMVMVMCLQRQINELQKEIREIKKGGELND, from the coding sequence ATGTTTAAAGAACTAAAAAATGATATAAAGGCAGTAAAGGATAGGGATCCAGCAGCTAAAAATGTTTTAGAAATAATTTTATGTTATCCAGGGGTTCATGCTTTATTTTTCCATAGAATAGCCCATAGGTTATATAAAAGGAGATTTATGGTATTAGCTAGACTTATATCTCAATTTTCAAGGTTTTTAACTGGGATTGAAATTCATCCTGGAGCAAAACTCGGGAAAGGGATCTTTATTGATCACGGTTCTGGGGTGGTAATTGGAGAAACTGCGGAAGTTGGGGATAATGTTACAATTTATCAAGGGGTAACTTTAGGTGGTACCGGAAAAGAAAAAGGTAAAAGGCACCCTACTATAAAAGAAAATTGTGTCATTGGAGCAGGTGCTAAAGTATTAGGTGCTTTTACTGTAGGAGCAAATTCCAAAATAGGAGCCGGGGCGGTAGTATTAGAAGAAGTCCCTCCAAACTCTACAGTGGTAGGGGTTCCTGGAAAAATTGTTATAAATAACGGAGTAAAGCTAAACAAGGAGTTAGATCATAGTGATTTACCAGATCCTATGATGGTTATGGTAATGTGTCTACAAAGACAAATTAATGAATTGCAAAAAGAAATCAGGGAGATTAAAAAAGGAGGCGAATTAAATGATTAA
- the gltX gene encoding glutamate--tRNA ligase, which yields MYKVRYAPSPTGPLHIGGARTVLFDYLLAKQNNGIFLIRSEDTDLARSSAHWEDAILDSIEWLGLSWQEGLRVGGENGPYRQTERLHIYQQYLDKLFSEGHCYKCFCTEEEIEKERQIAYAKGETPKYSGKCRNLTPEQISELEQQGRKFVIRFKVPQGKIITVDDKVRGLVQFESDGIGDFVIVKSDGIPTYNFAVVIDDITMGITHVIRGDEHLSNTPRQILIYEALNAPLPVFGHVSIILNEQKKKMSKRDGDTSIDQYREKGYLPEAMINFLALLGWAPEGEKEFFTLDELVKEFSLERVSKNPAVFNLEKLRWMNSVYIKKMDIKDLTNRVKPFLKEHIPNIDEYDSSWLEFVVETYREKMTVLSDIVPLTADIFHDDIDFEDEKCREILQEDTVESVINLFKEKIIQAEELNYSKVEEILKSLTKELGLGGKKVFMPLRVALTGKTHGSELYSLIPILGKERVIKRVDYMMAKR from the coding sequence ATTTATAAAGTCCGTTACGCCCCAAGTCCTACAGGACCTTTACATATTGGAGGAGCTAGAACTGTACTATTTGATTATTTATTAGCAAAACAAAATAACGGGATATTTTTAATTAGAAGTGAAGACACAGATTTAGCCAGATCATCTGCCCACTGGGAAGATGCTATATTAGATAGTATTGAGTGGTTAGGTCTTAGTTGGCAGGAAGGATTGCGAGTAGGAGGAGAAAATGGTCCTTATCGCCAAACAGAAAGATTACATATTTATCAACAGTATTTAGATAAGTTATTTTCTGAAGGCCATTGTTATAAATGTTTTTGTACTGAAGAAGAGATAGAAAAAGAAAGACAAATAGCATATGCTAAAGGGGAAACACCTAAATATAGCGGAAAGTGCCGTAATTTAACCCCTGAACAAATTAGTGAACTAGAACAACAAGGAAGAAAGTTTGTTATAAGATTTAAAGTTCCTCAAGGGAAAATAATTACCGTTGATGATAAAGTAAGGGGATTAGTCCAATTTGAAAGTGATGGTATTGGTGATTTTGTTATAGTTAAATCAGATGGCATCCCTACATATAATTTTGCTGTGGTTATAGATGATATTACGATGGGTATTACCCATGTAATTAGAGGTGATGAACACCTTTCCAATACCCCAAGGCAAATTTTAATTTATGAAGCCCTTAATGCTCCCTTACCAGTTTTTGGACATGTATCTATTATTTTAAATGAACAAAAGAAAAAAATGAGCAAGAGGGATGGGGATACTAGTATAGATCAATACAGAGAAAAAGGGTATTTACCTGAGGCGATGATAAACTTTTTAGCTTTGTTAGGTTGGGCCCCTGAAGGGGAGAAAGAGTTTTTTACATTAGATGAGTTAGTAAAAGAGTTTTCTTTAGAAAGGGTTTCTAAAAATCCTGCAGTCTTTAATTTGGAAAAATTAAGATGGATGAATTCTGTATATATTAAAAAAATGGATATAAAAGATTTGACAAATAGGGTTAAACCTTTCTTAAAAGAACATATTCCAAATATTGACGAATATGATTCTTCATGGTTGGAATTTGTCGTAGAAACTTATCGTGAAAAAATGACAGTTTTGTCAGATATCGTCCCTTTAACTGCTGACATTTTTCATGATGATATCGATTTTGAAGATGAAAAATGTCGGGAAATTCTACAGGAAGATACCGTTGAGTCAGTAATAAATCTTTTTAAAGAAAAAATTATCCAAGCTGAAGAATTAAATTATTCAAAGGTTGAAGAGATCTTAAAATCTCTAACTAAAGAACTAGGTTTAGGTGGGAAAAAGGTATTTATGCCTTTAAGGGTAGCCTTAACAGGTAAAACCCATGGTAGTGAGTTATATAGCTTAATACCAATTTTAGGTAAAGAAAGGGTTATAAAAAGAGTTGATTATATGATGGCAAAAAGGTAA
- the ispF gene encoding 2-C-methyl-D-erythritol 2,4-cyclodiphosphate synthase → MKVGLGFDVHKLVDNRKLIIGGVEIPYNKGLEGHSDADVLVHAIMDSLLGPANLGDIGKIFPDTSEEFKGISSLILLEKVKFLLEEKGYSIINIDCVIMAQKPKMAPYITKMQQKIASILKIDEEAITIKATTTEKLGFVGREEGIAAQAVSLIKLKKNKNMV, encoded by the coding sequence ATGAAGGTGGGGCTAGGATTTGATGTACATAAATTAGTAGATAACAGAAAACTTATAATAGGGGGAGTGGAAATTCCTTACAATAAAGGTTTAGAAGGGCATTCAGATGCCGATGTTTTAGTTCATGCTATAATGGATAGTTTACTAGGTCCTGCTAATTTAGGGGATATCGGTAAAATATTTCCTGATACTAGTGAAGAATTTAAAGGTATTTCAAGTTTAATTTTATTAGAAAAGGTTAAATTTCTTTTGGAGGAAAAAGGTTATTCTATAATAAATATTGATTGTGTGATAATGGCACAAAAACCTAAAATGGCTCCCTATATTACTAAAATGCAACAAAAAATTGCTTCTATACTTAAAATTGATGAAGAAGCAATTACTATTAAAGCTACTACTACAGAAAAGCTAGGTTTTGTGGGAAGGGAAGAGGGGATAGCAGCTCAAGCTGTTTCATTAATTAAATTGAAGAAAAATAAAAATATGGTATAA
- the ispD gene encoding 2-C-methyl-D-erythritol 4-phosphate cytidylyltransferase, with protein MKNIALIVAAGSGNRMGTNIKKQYLKLAGQPMLARTVLIFEKSKKIDEIIIVIPQGDEQFVKKEILKDITFTKPIRLVSGGFNRGESVYNGLKTLTDSGEDIVLIHDGARPFINESLIERLLQFLRNNPKEIGVIPVIKVKDTIKIVKEDTVISTPPRNDLYAAQTPQCFYVSKLLPIFKEVEKELYKFTDESSLVEAFGYKIKTVLGEEHNIKITTPQDLLIGEFLLKEGLA; from the coding sequence ATGAAAAATATTGCACTTATAGTTGCTGCTGGGAGCGGTAATAGAATGGGCACTAATATAAAAAAACAGTATTTAAAATTAGCGGGTCAACCAATGTTGGCCCGCACTGTGTTAATTTTTGAAAAAAGTAAAAAAATAGATGAAATAATTATAGTAATCCCTCAAGGAGATGAACAATTTGTAAAAAAAGAGATCTTAAAAGACATAACCTTTACAAAACCTATAAGGTTAGTTAGCGGAGGTTTTAATCGGGGAGAATCAGTATATAATGGTTTAAAAACCTTGACAGATAGTGGAGAAGATATAGTCCTTATCCACGATGGAGCTCGCCCATTTATCAATGAAAGTCTAATTGAAAGATTATTACAATTTTTGAGGAATAACCCAAAAGAAATAGGGGTAATACCAGTAATTAAGGTAAAAGACACTATAAAAATTGTGAAAGAAGATACTGTTATAAGTACACCACCTAGAAATGATCTTTATGCTGCTCAAACTCCCCAATGTTTTTATGTTTCTAAATTATTGCCGATATTTAAAGAAGTAGAAAAGGAACTTTATAAGTTTACAGATGAAAGTTCCCTTGTGGAAGCCTTTGGCTACAAAATAAAAACAGTATTAGGAGAAGAACATAATATTAAAATAACTACTCCCCAGGATTTGCTTATAGGAGAATTTTTATTAAAGGAGGGTCTAGCATGA
- a CDS encoding PIN/TRAM domain-containing protein, translating into MFDKLFRIISLIVGISIGYLVSFPLLEFFELSPFKQHGGAVVTGIFIGIICYFIFPKLVNYFRNIGQWIDNKLQTTPVQDILAGIIGLLIGLIIAYLLIHPFRQLPIVGPILPIFTNIIFGYLGYVVAVSKWEDLYNLFSRSTKEKGISNSQVCKLLDTSVIIDGRIADICHAGFIEGKIIIPSFVLEELRHIADSSDTLKRNRGRRGLDILNRIQKELKIPVTIIDDNDSEGLEVDSRLVKMAKSLKGMVVTNDYNLNKVCELQGVPVLNINELANAVKPVVLPGEEMLVQIVKDGKESGQGVAYLDDGTMIVVEGGKRHIGENLEVLVTSVLQTAAGRMIFAKIKSNDKAC; encoded by the coding sequence GTGTTTGATAAATTATTTAGGATAATATCCTTGATTGTGGGTATATCTATTGGTTATTTAGTTTCTTTCCCGTTATTGGAATTTTTCGAGCTTTCCCCTTTTAAGCAACATGGCGGTGCAGTGGTGACAGGTATCTTTATTGGAATCATATGTTATTTTATTTTTCCTAAGTTAGTTAATTATTTTAGAAATATAGGTCAATGGATTGATAATAAATTACAAACTACTCCAGTTCAAGACATCTTAGCTGGTATAATAGGTTTGTTAATAGGTCTAATTATAGCTTATCTATTAATTCATCCTTTCCGTCAGTTACCAATAGTAGGCCCTATTCTTCCGATTTTTACTAATATAATTTTTGGCTACTTAGGTTATGTTGTAGCTGTTAGCAAATGGGAAGATCTTTACAATTTATTTTCTAGAAGTACAAAAGAAAAAGGTATTAGTAATAGTCAAGTTTGTAAACTTCTAGATACAAGTGTTATAATTGACGGTAGAATTGCTGATATTTGTCATGCTGGCTTTATTGAAGGGAAAATTATAATTCCAAGTTTTGTCTTAGAAGAGTTAAGACATATAGCAGATTCCTCAGATACATTAAAAAGAAACAGAGGGAGAAGGGGATTAGATATTTTAAATAGAATACAAAAGGAATTAAAAATCCCAGTGACAATTATCGATGATAATGATTCAGAAGGTTTAGAAGTGGATAGTAGGTTGGTAAAGATGGCTAAAAGTCTAAAGGGAATGGTTGTTACCAATGACTATAATCTTAATAAAGTTTGTGAATTACAAGGTGTACCTGTACTAAACATCAATGAGTTAGCCAATGCTGTAAAACCGGTAGTGCTACCAGGGGAAGAAATGTTAGTACAAATAGTAAAAGACGGTAAAGAATCAGGGCAAGGAGTAGCTTACCTTGACGATGGGACCATGATAGTGGTAGAAGGTGGTAAAAGGCATATTGGGGAAAATTTAGAAGTTTTAGTAACTAGTGTACTTCAAACTGCTGCAGGGCGTATGATTTTTGCTAAAATTAAAAGTAATGATAAAGCTTGTTAA
- a CDS encoding CarD family transcriptional regulator has translation MFKIGDKVLYPMHGAGIIENIEEREVLGVKHQYYVLRIPIGSIKVYIPLNKVSEVGVRPIIDKKELVKVFEVLQGKASPLPTNWNRRYRLNLEKIKDGDILKVAEVVRDLTIRDKERGLSSGEKRMLESAKQILISEIVLSKGIDEKEAGEMILKHFA, from the coding sequence ATGTTTAAAATAGGAGATAAAGTCCTTTATCCAATGCATGGAGCTGGTATTATAGAAAATATTGAAGAAAGGGAAGTCCTAGGAGTTAAACATCAGTACTATGTGTTGCGAATTCCTATTGGTTCAATAAAAGTTTATATCCCTTTAAATAAAGTATCAGAGGTAGGGGTAAGACCCATTATAGATAAAAAGGAATTGGTAAAGGTTTTTGAAGTATTGCAGGGAAAAGCTAGTCCTTTACCTACCAATTGGAACAGAAGGTATCGCCTTAATTTAGAAAAAATAAAGGATGGGGATATCTTAAAAGTTGCTGAAGTAGTCCGGGATCTTACAATACGGGATAAGGAAAGGGGTCTATCTTCTGGAGAAAAAAGGATGTTAGAAAGTGCGAAACAAATTCTCATAAGTGAAATTGTATTATCTAAGGGGATAGATGAAAAAGAAGCAGGAGAGATGATTTTAAAGCATTTTGCATAA
- a CDS encoding DUF1573 domain-containing protein, whose amino-acid sequence MRDIDCKTFQDKVDELLVRHRSILDVLSKFQESNARVNRSVVKAVTNCGCLNITASKKDLPPDIDLEQMKNFMETHLEGELCDSCKEIIEMELGNNLFYLVSLCNLLNLDLSEILKKEYGKISILGKFNLS is encoded by the coding sequence ATGAGAGATATTGACTGTAAAACCTTTCAAGATAAAGTAGATGAACTATTAGTTAGACATAGAAGTATATTAGATGTTTTATCAAAATTTCAAGAATCCAATGCCAGGGTTAACCGTTCAGTGGTAAAGGCAGTCACAAATTGTGGGTGTTTAAATATTACTGCATCTAAGAAAGACCTTCCTCCAGACATTGATCTTGAACAAATGAAAAATTTTATGGAAACACATCTCGAAGGCGAACTATGTGATAGTTGTAAAGAAATAATTGAAATGGAGTTAGGCAACAATCTTTTTTATCTTGTTTCATTATGTAATTTATTAAATTTAGACCTCTCGGAAATACTTAAAAAAGAATACGGCAAAATCAGTATCTTAGGAAAATTTAATTTGAGTTAA